From Deltaproteobacteria bacterium, one genomic window encodes:
- a CDS encoding CoA-acylating methylmalonate-semialdehyde dehydrogenase, producing the protein MEFGRLANFIGGEWKESQSKEIWEVKNPALDEVVAEVPMSTREEVNEAVQAASEAFHEWRRVPPVSRARYLHRLIELLEEHFEDLSIVQTKEHGKTIDESRGETRRGIENCEVASGIPSLMMGESLQDIASGIDEYIIREPLGVFACIPPFNFPFMVPLWFLPYAIATGNTFIVKPSPNDPVSQVKLQELLDETDIPPGVVNLVHGGAEVASMLMEHQDIKGITFVGSTPIAKIVYKKCGETGKRVIAQGGAKNFLVIMPDCNLDQTIAALMTSFFGNTGQRCLSGATALVVGRDDAFYKKFVDTFTEAAFQIKVGYGLEEGIQMGPLQSKDKKKRVLGYIESGVAEGATLRLDGRNIKIEGDYPQTCFLNPSVFEGVTLDMKIGKEEIFGPVASIMRAETLDDALDLIHSVPFGNAASIFTSNGGWAREFEYRVQTGNVGINIGIVAPMAFFPFSGMKDSFFGTLHGQGKDAVRFFTESKVVVKRWF; encoded by the coding sequence GTGGAGTTTGGAAGATTGGCAAATTTTATTGGCGGTGAATGGAAGGAATCACAATCAAAAGAAATTTGGGAAGTAAAAAATCCCGCTCTGGACGAAGTCGTCGCTGAAGTTCCCATGTCAACCAGGGAGGAAGTCAATGAAGCGGTTCAGGCGGCCAGCGAAGCTTTTCATGAATGGAGAAGGGTCCCGCCTGTTTCTCGGGCCCGATATCTCCACAGACTAATAGAACTTCTTGAGGAGCATTTTGAAGACCTGTCCATTGTTCAAACCAAGGAACACGGAAAGACCATTGATGAATCAAGAGGCGAGACCAGACGGGGTATAGAAAATTGCGAAGTCGCGTCCGGAATTCCTTCCTTAATGATGGGGGAGTCTCTTCAGGATATTGCCTCTGGCATTGACGAGTATATCATTCGGGAGCCGTTGGGTGTATTTGCCTGTATTCCGCCTTTCAATTTTCCGTTTATGGTTCCCCTGTGGTTTTTACCTTACGCCATTGCCACGGGCAACACCTTTATTGTTAAACCTTCGCCGAATGACCCGGTCAGCCAGGTTAAACTTCAGGAACTTCTTGATGAAACCGATATACCCCCGGGGGTGGTTAATCTGGTTCATGGCGGGGCTGAAGTAGCCAGCATGCTAATGGAGCATCAAGATATTAAAGGGATCACTTTTGTTGGTTCCACGCCCATCGCAAAAATAGTTTATAAAAAATGCGGTGAGACTGGCAAGAGAGTCATTGCTCAGGGGGGAGCCAAGAATTTTCTGGTGATCATGCCTGATTGCAACCTGGATCAAACCATAGCCGCGCTGATGACATCTTTTTTTGGGAATACCGGTCAGAGATGTTTATCCGGGGCAACTGCCTTGGTCGTGGGAAGGGATGACGCCTTTTACAAGAAGTTTGTTGATACCTTTACCGAAGCGGCCTTCCAGATAAAGGTCGGTTATGGTTTGGAGGAAGGTATTCAGATGGGGCCTCTCCAGTCTAAAGACAAGAAAAAACGTGTTTTGGGTTATATCGAAAGCGGTGTCGCAGAAGGGGCGACATTGCGTCTCGATGGAAGGAATATCAAGATTGAAGGTGATTATCCGCAAACCTGTTTCCTGAATCCTTCAGTTTTTGAAGGGGTTACTCTTGACATGAAAATTGGAAAAGAAGAGATCTTCGGCCCGGTGGCAAGTATAATGAGGGCGGAAACCCTGGATGACGCCCTTGATTTGATTCACAGTGTTCCCTTTGGAAATGCGGCCAGCATTTTTACCTCTAATGGAGGCTGGGCCAGGGAATTTGAATATCGAGTCCAGACCGGGAACGTGGGGATCAATATCGGTATTGTAGCGCCGATGGCCTTCTTCCCGTTCAGTGGCATGAAGGACTCATTCTTTGGAACATTGCACGGGCAGGGGAAAGACGCTGTCCGTTTCTTTACCGAAAGCAAAGTGGTCGTTAAACGGTGGTTTTGA
- a CDS encoding sigma-54-dependent Fis family transcriptional regulator has protein sequence MNKILIVDDDPQLRHSFEKLLTDEGHVVKTAPSGELGLELFRNDEFDLVVMDVRLPGINGLETFETIHEIDPKLPVIIMTAYSTTETAIKATKLGAFDYVLKPFEIPEMLNLIQQALEAGHFMRSPVEMDGLPDTITSDAIIGRSKAMQEVYKVIGRVASTDATVLIRGESGTGKELAARAIYQHSQRVNKPFLVINCVAIPETLLESELFGYERGAFTGATHRRLGKIEQANGGTIFLDEIGDMPVSIQAKILRLLQEKSIERLGGREPIDVDVRIIASTNRDLEAAIEEGRFRVDLYYRLKVVTLRLPALRERKEDVPLLVDYFLARLADEMGIDNPGLIDEARTILENYAWPGNVRELSNIIQKALIFNRGGLIGPEDITPAIKDSDKVSQLTDTEDEEFIRKWIQKALALKSSPNLFNTITDRFASMLTSEALKLAGGNRTRAAEILGISRPTLLSKIEKYQLKIETEVKRR, from the coding sequence TTGAACAAGATCCTGATCGTTGACGACGATCCTCAATTACGACATAGCTTTGAAAAACTCCTGACCGATGAAGGGCATGTTGTAAAGACCGCACCCAGCGGCGAGCTGGGGCTCGAACTCTTTCGCAATGATGAGTTCGATCTGGTAGTGATGGATGTTCGCCTGCCCGGGATTAATGGTCTTGAAACCTTTGAAACCATACATGAAATTGACCCCAAACTCCCGGTTATTATCATGACCGCTTACAGCACGACTGAAACGGCTATTAAAGCAACCAAGCTGGGTGCGTTCGATTATGTGCTGAAACCCTTTGAAATTCCTGAGATGTTGAATTTGATCCAGCAGGCACTCGAAGCCGGGCATTTTATGCGTTCACCTGTGGAGATGGATGGGTTACCGGATACAATTACCTCTGATGCCATTATCGGCCGAAGCAAGGCAATGCAGGAGGTTTACAAAGTCATCGGCCGGGTGGCCTCGACCGATGCGACCGTGCTCATCCGGGGCGAATCAGGCACGGGCAAGGAACTGGCCGCCCGGGCCATCTACCAGCACAGTCAGCGTGTCAATAAGCCTTTCCTGGTGATTAACTGTGTGGCCATCCCCGAAACCTTACTCGAAAGCGAACTGTTTGGTTATGAAAGAGGAGCCTTCACCGGAGCGACTCATCGTCGCCTGGGAAAAATCGAACAGGCCAATGGGGGAACAATATTCCTTGATGAAATCGGGGACATGCCGGTTTCCATTCAGGCCAAGATTCTGCGCCTGCTTCAGGAAAAGAGTATTGAACGCCTGGGCGGACGAGAACCGATTGATGTGGATGTGCGCATTATTGCATCCACAAATCGTGACCTCGAAGCAGCCATCGAGGAAGGACGCTTCCGGGTGGATCTTTACTACCGCCTCAAGGTGGTCACACTCCGGCTTCCGGCCTTGCGAGAACGAAAGGAGGACGTTCCGCTCCTCGTTGATTATTTTCTTGCCCGTCTTGCCGATGAAATGGGTATTGACAATCCAGGCTTGATTGATGAGGCCAGGACTATCCTGGAAAATTATGCCTGGCCTGGCAATGTTCGTGAACTGTCTAATATCATTCAAAAGGCCTTAATTTTTAATCGAGGAGGACTCATCGGCCCGGAAGATATCACCCCGGCCATCAAGGATAGTGACAAGGTAAGTCAACTGACAGATACTGAAGATGAGGAGTTCATCCGAAAATGGATCCAGAAGGCCTTGGCCTTAAAAAGCAGCCCGAATCTATTCAATACCATCACGGACCGTTTCGCCAGTATGCTCACCAGTGAGGCCTTAAAACTCGCCGGTGGCAACCGCACCCGAGCCGCAGAAATTCTGGGAATTTCCCGCCCGACCCTCCTTTCTAAAATCGAAAAATATCAACTCAAGATCGAAACTGAAGTCAAGCGCCGTTGA
- a CDS encoding response regulator, with protein MTKKFNILLSDRNHNIREFLRRELVKEGYRVDEAKDAWEILKLVLAEKPPDLLILDPELPYVRGLGIFEKLELRKPSLPVVIHTFDIEEAKSLPLKFTVAIVEKKGNNIDRIKSVIADLLRKS; from the coding sequence ATGACGAAAAAATTCAATATACTGCTTTCTGATCGCAACCATAATATACGTGAGTTTCTCCGCCGCGAACTGGTTAAAGAAGGATATCGGGTTGACGAGGCTAAAGACGCCTGGGAAATACTGAAGTTAGTCCTTGCAGAGAAACCTCCCGATCTTTTGATCCTGGACCCGGAACTGCCTTATGTAAGGGGGCTAGGGATATTTGAGAAACTCGAACTTCGCAAACCTTCTTTACCTGTAGTTATTCACACGTTCGATATCGAAGAGGCAAAGTCTCTCCCCCTTAAGTTTACGGTGGCGATTGTAGAGAAGAAGGGAAACAATATTGATCGCATCAAGAGTGTAATTGCTGATTTGTTGAGAAAGTCTTAG
- a CDS encoding alcohol dehydrogenase catalytic domain-containing protein — translation MRRIVLESPRVFSLQEAERPEPRPNAALVKIRKVGICGSDMHLYQKGFIGNISVEGPFVIGHECVGEVIEAGEGAPRDLVGSRVAIEPAISCNQCQWCLFPFMALLCGVAARRKR, via the coding sequence ATGAGGCGTATTGTTCTTGAATCGCCGCGAGTATTCAGCCTGCAAGAGGCTGAACGACCTGAACCCAGGCCCAACGCGGCCCTGGTGAAGATTAGGAAGGTGGGTATCTGTGGTTCAGATATGCACCTCTATCAAAAAGGATTTATCGGAAATATTTCGGTTGAGGGGCCTTTTGTTATCGGTCATGAGTGTGTGGGCGAGGTAATTGAAGCTGGCGAAGGGGCGCCTCGGGATTTGGTCGGGTCCCGGGTGGCGATTGAACCGGCCATTTCCTGCAATCAATGCCAGTGGTGCTTGTTCCCCTTCATGGCCCTTTTGTGTGGGGTAGCGGCCCGGCGGAAGCGGTAA
- a CDS encoding L-fucose/L-arabinose isomerase family protein, with amino-acid sequence MKPVFGVIIGNRGFFPDELVKQGREEILQVLEEMHCEAVILDTEDTKLGAVETFDDAKKCAKIFRENSEKIDGVIVTLPNFGDERSVADTLRMARLEVPVLIQASPDDPKNAKMGGRRDSFCGKISVCNNLRQYNIPYSLTMNHTVKVDSDEFRREIEKFIGVSRVVKGMENIRIGAVGARPANFTTVRYSEKILEDYGITVETIDLSEIFGRVEKLKNTDKKVKAKLASIKNYIPTGDIQEEFLIKMAKLAVVLDDFINDHDLDATALQCWTAMEEYYGIVPCTVMSMMSDSLKPSACEVDVTGALSMYALQLASGSPSAIVDWNNNFGGDPDKCVLFHCSNLPKTFFSAVRMGFQEIIAGDVGQENTYGTCVGRIKSGLMTFARFSTDDTSGRLVSYIGEGRFTDEPFDTFGGYGVAEIPNLQALLHFICYSGFEHHVAVNLSRSADILHEAFTNYLDFDTYYHL; translated from the coding sequence ATGAAACCAGTATTCGGTGTCATTATAGGCAATAGAGGGTTTTTCCCTGATGAACTTGTAAAACAAGGACGGGAAGAGATTCTTCAGGTCCTTGAAGAAATGCACTGTGAAGCGGTGATCCTGGATACTGAGGATACCAAGCTGGGGGCGGTGGAAACATTTGATGATGCAAAAAAGTGCGCCAAAATATTCAGAGAAAATTCCGAGAAAATAGACGGGGTGATTGTTACCCTGCCAAACTTCGGGGATGAGCGCAGTGTGGCGGATACACTTAGAATGGCCAGGCTGGAGGTTCCGGTGCTTATTCAGGCCAGCCCGGATGATCCGAAAAACGCTAAAATGGGAGGGCGAAGAGATTCCTTCTGTGGAAAGATATCCGTGTGTAATAACCTGCGCCAGTACAACATCCCTTATTCCCTGACCATGAACCATACGGTCAAGGTGGACAGTGATGAATTTCGCAGGGAGATTGAGAAATTCATCGGGGTTTCACGGGTGGTCAAAGGCATGGAAAATATCCGGATCGGGGCCGTCGGGGCCAGACCGGCAAATTTCACCACGGTCCGCTATAGCGAAAAGATCCTGGAGGACTATGGCATTACAGTGGAAACTATTGACCTGTCGGAAATCTTTGGCCGAGTCGAAAAACTTAAGAACACGGATAAGAAAGTAAAGGCAAAATTAGCGTCAATCAAAAATTACATACCTACAGGTGACATTCAGGAGGAGTTCCTGATAAAAATGGCCAAGCTGGCTGTGGTTCTTGATGATTTTATCAACGACCATGATCTTGACGCCACTGCCTTGCAGTGCTGGACCGCCATGGAAGAGTACTATGGTATCGTGCCTTGTACCGTGATGAGTATGATGAGTGATTCCCTCAAACCAAGTGCGTGTGAGGTAGATGTAACCGGTGCCTTGTCCATGTACGCCCTGCAGCTCGCTTCCGGTTCCCCTAGTGCTATTGTTGATTGGAACAACAACTTTGGGGGGGACCCTGATAAATGTGTCCTCTTTCACTGCAGCAACCTGCCTAAAACCTTCTTTTCCGCTGTACGCATGGGTTTTCAGGAGATCATCGCCGGTGATGTCGGCCAGGAAAACACATATGGAACCTGTGTCGGAAGGATTAAGAGCGGCCTCATGACATTTGCCCGATTTTCGACGGATGACACCAGCGGCAGGCTTGTGAGTTATATTGGAGAAGGAAGGTTTACAGATGAGCCTTTTGACACCTTTGGCGGTTACGGGGTGGCTGAAATCCCAAATCTTCAGGCGCTGCTTCACTTCATATGTTACAGCGGCTTCGAGCACCATGTTGCGGTGAACCTGTCCAGGTCGGCTGATATTCTCCATGAAGCATTCACGAATTACCTTGATTTTGATACTTATTATCATCTGTAA
- a CDS encoding MCP four helix bundle domain-containing protein: MWQRFSLRPRVFLIVSLLMLITVGSGIFSIYSTYRMNALVASMVNTDIFAFRTAQELSRALVMQKGYVTYYFQDRDPKWLKQLQEYHLVFKGWINKARATAINETERDILNQIELEYIHYHTAREQVINYYKTENHDAGFKLHQEIRRRFFHIHILCERFREAHNQHIQQVQEEVQSQARFMRNLVLAAMSSTIVLGGLLAYILLIQILKPIRDLTMEAGPANSETPVFEGDEVEALTSRVHNLIEDVDQTKTKLERSRVHLEQTEKLAMVGKLAAGVSHSIRNPLTSVKMRLFSMERNLELSPTLKEDFEVISEEIRHIDSIVRNFLEFSRVPKLKMQRISPSDVVDTSLELLGHRLGSYGVEVMIQRKARLPEIFVDPDQMKEVLINLVENALEAMVSGGHIRIEEEEQIIESLGKTVVIKVRDNGPGIPQSVQDSVFEPFFSTKEEGTGLGLSIATRIVEEHGGWLDLSSEEGEGTTFIITLPLKEDEV, translated from the coding sequence ATGTGGCAGCGATTCAGTCTCCGTCCTCGCGTATTTCTGATCGTGTCTCTCCTGATGCTTATCACCGTGGGGAGCGGGATATTTTCAATATATTCTACGTACCGTATGAACGCGCTCGTGGCGTCCATGGTTAATACAGATATCTTCGCCTTTCGGACGGCACAGGAACTGAGCAGAGCCCTGGTTATGCAAAAAGGTTACGTGACCTATTATTTTCAGGATCGGGATCCGAAGTGGTTGAAGCAGTTACAGGAGTATCATCTCGTTTTTAAAGGGTGGATTAACAAAGCCCGGGCAACCGCTATCAATGAGACCGAAAGGGATATTTTGAATCAGATCGAATTGGAATACATTCATTACCATACGGCTCGGGAACAGGTAATAAATTATTATAAAACTGAAAATCATGATGCCGGGTTTAAACTCCACCAGGAAATCCGCAGGCGTTTTTTCCATATCCATATCCTTTGCGAGAGGTTTAGAGAAGCGCACAATCAGCATATCCAACAGGTCCAAGAGGAGGTACAGTCCCAAGCCAGGTTCATGCGGAATTTGGTCCTGGCGGCCATGTCGAGTACCATTGTATTAGGCGGCTTATTAGCTTACATCCTGCTAATTCAAATCCTCAAACCAATCCGTGACCTGACCATGGAAGCGGGGCCAGCCAACAGTGAAACCCCTGTATTTGAAGGGGATGAGGTGGAGGCATTAACCAGTCGGGTGCATAATTTAATTGAGGATGTGGATCAGACGAAAACCAAGCTGGAAAGGAGCCGTGTGCATTTAGAGCAGACCGAAAAACTGGCTATGGTCGGTAAGCTCGCCGCCGGGGTGTCCCATAGTATTCGCAACCCGCTTACCTCAGTGAAAATGCGCTTATTTTCTATGGAACGCAACCTCGAACTGTCGCCAACGCTGAAAGAGGATTTCGAAGTGATTTCTGAAGAAATCCGACATATTGATAGTATCGTCCGCAATTTCCTCGAATTCTCAAGGGTACCCAAGCTCAAGATGCAGAGAATCAGTCCCTCGGACGTGGTGGATACGTCTCTTGAACTTCTGGGGCATCGTCTGGGATCCTATGGCGTAGAAGTAATGATCCAGCGTAAAGCAAGGCTTCCTGAAATTTTTGTTGATCCAGACCAGATGAAAGAAGTGCTGATCAACCTGGTTGAAAATGCCCTCGAAGCCATGGTGAGCGGCGGCCACATCAGGATTGAGGAAGAAGAACAAATCATTGAGTCGTTGGGAAAGACTGTGGTTATCAAGGTCAGGGATAATGGCCCGGGGATCCCCCAATCCGTGCAAGACAGCGTGTTTGAGCCTTTCTTCAGCACAAAGGAGGAAGGCACAGGCCTGGGTCTGAGTATCGCCACCCGGATCGTAGAGGAACACGGCGGCTGGCTGGATCTTAGCTCGGAGGAAGGTGAAGGCACAACTTTTATCATCACCCTGCCTTTGAAGGAGGATGAGGTTTGA
- a CDS encoding class II aldolase/adducin family protein has product MPVVLVPLHGPFVWGSGPAEAVKNSIALETIAKMATHILTVCRCSQVQSSDRPDGWQTDFR; this is encoded by the coding sequence ATGCCAGTGGTGCTTGTTCCCCTTCATGGCCCTTTTGTGTGGGGTAGCGGCCCGGCGGAAGCGGTAAAAAACTCCATTGCCTTAGAGACCATCGCAAAAATGGCGACTCACATTTTAACTGTTTGTAGGTGTTCACAGGTTCAGAGTTCAGACCGGCCCGATGGATGGCAGACGGATTTTCGGTGA
- a CDS encoding aminotransferase class III-fold pyridoxal phosphate-dependent enzyme: MIDLKTIPETKEDMDRYEVENLFHSWSFQPDEAPKRIVSAKGTRFTDDAGRKFLDFSSCFVSHSIGHQDERVLEALGEQAKTLCSFAPNFSNRPRALLAKMLAEITPGDLSRTFFTLGGTEANEAAIKICHQYTGRRKIISRYNSYHGGTAASMTLSAGEPRNWAQVLGGTEWVSVPSPYCYRCMFGQKYPECDLQCVKYIDQVIELEGGGDNVAGIIFESVTGSNGLIVPPDEYFPRLREICDRWGVLMIADEVMSGFGRTGEWFALDHWGVVPDIMTMAKGITCGYVPLGAAISRKKIGNHFKEEFFSHGATYAGHALACATAIRVIQIYQEDGLIENAKKMGKYLLDKARELKDKHPSIGNVRGLGLFVGLELVKNRKTREPLIPLSAKIRPGLNPKLQVARRLIELGMIAMAANPTSVIIMAPPLIITQDEIDEGVSIMDTALAEADAFVEK, from the coding sequence ATGATTGATTTGAAAACCATCCCTGAGACCAAGGAAGATATGGACCGCTATGAAGTCGAGAACCTTTTTCATTCCTGGTCTTTTCAACCCGACGAAGCGCCCAAAAGGATCGTTTCAGCCAAAGGAACAAGATTCACCGACGATGCCGGGCGCAAGTTCCTGGATTTCAGTTCGTGCTTCGTAAGTCACAGCATCGGTCATCAGGACGAACGAGTATTGGAGGCCCTGGGCGAGCAGGCTAAAACCCTATGTTCATTCGCGCCCAATTTTTCCAACAGGCCCAGGGCGCTTCTGGCAAAGATGCTGGCCGAGATCACCCCGGGCGACCTTTCCCGAACCTTCTTTACCCTGGGCGGCACTGAGGCGAATGAGGCCGCCATAAAAATTTGCCACCAGTACACCGGGCGCCGCAAGATCATATCGCGATATAACTCCTACCATGGCGGGACAGCCGCTTCCATGACCCTTTCCGCCGGAGAGCCACGAAACTGGGCCCAGGTCCTCGGAGGCACGGAATGGGTCTCAGTGCCATCGCCTTACTGTTATCGCTGTATGTTCGGGCAGAAGTATCCAGAATGCGACCTTCAGTGCGTAAAATATATTGACCAGGTAATCGAGCTTGAAGGCGGAGGGGACAATGTCGCGGGCATCATTTTTGAGTCTGTCACCGGCTCCAACGGCCTTATCGTTCCGCCGGATGAATATTTCCCGAGATTAAGGGAAATCTGCGACAGATGGGGCGTGCTCATGATTGCGGATGAGGTTATGAGCGGTTTTGGCCGCACCGGAGAGTGGTTCGCCCTTGATCATTGGGGAGTTGTTCCAGACATCATGACCATGGCCAAGGGCATCACCTGTGGTTATGTGCCACTGGGTGCAGCGATCTCCCGGAAGAAAATAGGCAACCATTTCAAGGAGGAATTCTTCAGCCATGGGGCCACCTATGCCGGGCATGCCCTGGCCTGCGCCACCGCGATTAGGGTAATACAGATTTATCAGGAGGATGGCCTGATTGAGAATGCGAAAAAGATGGGTAAATACCTTTTAGATAAGGCCAGGGAGCTTAAAGATAAACATCCCTCAATCGGCAACGTGCGCGGTCTAGGGCTTTTCGTCGGCCTGGAGTTGGTGAAAAACCGCAAAACCCGCGAGCCTTTGATTCCTCTATCTGCAAAAATACGACCAGGGCTTAATCCAAAGCTTCAGGTTGCCAGACGCCTAATTGAACTGGGTATGATCGCCATGGCCGCAAACCCAACCAGCGTCATCATCATGGCGCCGCCTTTAATTATCACCCAGGATGAAATAGATGAAGGCGTCTCCATCATGGATACTGCCTTGGCAGAAGCAGATGCCTTTGTAGAAAAATAA
- a CDS encoding ATP-dependent Clp protease ATP-binding subunit, giving the protein MKSAQHDSGMSIIPSPHLFLVPYDNHPEDLKKLIHTINDEGRTSILWNHARGFMVHHHSRSYPLSENIGESTLSDPKEAIKFIIDKAQIQVDYIFEDFHHFIGKRDTVHPEIGEIRSLIKEMSRSINGREENIYFFVPSSYDLPPELTPFFNQLSKAERKAKGFLEKFGLLLTEENFIMQSKPVIGADAQIERVVQILSQMETNNPLLVGHPGVGKSAVVEGFAKALFKGDVPANLKGRMLYLISLNCLVAGTKYRGEFEERLEGLMEDVLKNKNRIIVFIDEIHTLLNAGSAEGAIGAGDALKPVLARGEFPCIGATTFDGAKYLFKDHALSRRFKKVVINEPSPDETLRILKGIAGCFEKHHSIKIEDVALMSAAYLSIKYLPDEYLPGKAIALIDGAAAYCRMKGAGRVREEDIMLEIEKTLVTVHGFTGSEV; this is encoded by the coding sequence ATGAAATCGGCACAGCATGACTCGGGAATGTCCATAATACCATCACCGCATTTATTTCTCGTCCCATATGATAACCATCCGGAAGATTTAAAAAAGCTTATACATACCATAAATGATGAAGGGAGAACTTCAATCCTGTGGAATCATGCCCGAGGATTTATGGTCCATCATCATTCAAGGAGCTACCCTCTTTCTGAAAATATAGGCGAGTCCACACTGAGTGACCCCAAAGAAGCCATAAAGTTCATTATCGACAAAGCACAAATACAGGTGGATTACATTTTCGAGGATTTTCACCATTTTATCGGTAAAAGAGACACCGTCCATCCTGAAATAGGTGAGATTCGCTCCCTCATAAAGGAGATGTCACGCAGTATTAATGGAAGAGAAGAAAACATCTATTTTTTCGTTCCCTCATCCTATGATTTACCTCCGGAGCTGACCCCCTTTTTTAACCAACTGTCAAAAGCAGAAAGAAAGGCAAAAGGGTTTCTGGAAAAATTCGGCCTGTTGCTCACAGAAGAAAATTTTATCATGCAATCAAAGCCCGTCATAGGGGCAGATGCTCAAATAGAGAGGGTGGTCCAGATATTGTCCCAGATGGAGACCAATAATCCTTTACTTGTGGGGCATCCGGGTGTAGGCAAGAGTGCCGTGGTAGAAGGTTTCGCAAAGGCATTATTCAAGGGTGATGTCCCTGCTAACCTGAAAGGGAGAATGCTCTATTTGATCTCTCTGAATTGCCTCGTTGCCGGTACAAAATACAGAGGTGAGTTTGAAGAGAGGCTTGAAGGCTTGATGGAAGATGTGCTGAAGAACAAAAATAGGATTATTGTCTTTATCGATGAAATACATACTTTACTCAATGCAGGCTCTGCAGAAGGAGCCATAGGCGCTGGAGATGCCTTAAAACCGGTACTTGCGCGTGGGGAGTTTCCATGCATTGGCGCCACGACGTTTGATGGGGCCAAATACCTTTTTAAAGATCATGCACTTTCAAGAAGGTTTAAGAAAGTAGTAATTAATGAACCTTCACCTGATGAGACACTTAGAATACTGAAAGGTATAGCCGGTTGTTTTGAGAAACACCATTCCATAAAGATAGAGGATGTAGCCTTGATGTCTGCTGCTTATTTAAGCATAAAGTATCTCCCTGATGAATATCTTCCTGGAAAGGCGATTGCCCTTATTGATGGTGCAGCGGCCTATTGCAGGATGAAGGGCGCGGGCAGGGTCAGAGAGGAGGACATAATGCTGGAAATTGAAAAAACACTTGTAACCGTTCACGGGTTCACGGGTTCAGAGGTTTAA